ACTGGCTGCTCGATCGCGCCTATCTCCTGGTTCCGGCCCAGGCCTACGTCGCCAACTTCATGCAGACCTTCGTGGAGTTCCCGCCCCGGCAGAAGGCCGCCAGCTTCAGCCTCGACCAGGTCATGGAGCGGATCGAGACGGGCGGCATCGGCGGAAATTGAACTGCAGCACCGGTCGCAATCGAATACGGTGCGCGTCCCTAGCGGTTTCGGCGCCGTCATCACGGCGGAGCCGAAACCGCTAACCCACCCCGCGGCCGACAGGCCGCGCTTGAACAGGAGTTGAAGAATGAAACCAAACACAACGTTGCTGGCCACGTTGGTGCTGGTTGGAGCGGCGGCGTTCCCGCTTGAAGCCTGCAGCGAAACCAAAGAAGGCAAGCCCGCCACACAAGCAGAGGCCCAGCAGTCTCCCGAAACGGTGGTCGGCGAGGCCTATGCCGAAGCAGAGGCGACGATAGCGGCGGTCGACAAGGACGCGAGGGAAGTGACCTTGCAGACCGCCAGCGGCGAGAGCCAGGTGATCGAGGCGCCGGAGGACGTAGACCTGGACAAGCTGGCAGTCGGCGACGTGGTCGTCTTCGGCGTCTACGAACGGCTGAGCGTGAAGGTCCTGCCGGCCGGTTCGGCGCCGCTCGGCGTCGCCACGCAGACGGCAACAGCCAAAGCAGAGCCGGGAGCGACGCCGGGGCGGGGCATGGGTGAGATGGTGACCATCATCCAGGAGGTCGCTTCGGTCGACGCCGCCAACAACACCGTGACGCTCCGGGGCGCCGACGGCAATACCCGCACCCTCGACGTCAAGAACCCGGAGAACCAGGAGCGGCTCAAGACCCTGAAGGTCGGCGATCTGGTCCAGATCGATCTCGTCGAGGTGGTCGCCGTGTCGCTCAAGCCGAAGGGCTGAGGACAAGGGGTGCGGGCGGTTGCGTACGCACCCGGGTCTGGGTAAGGAGGCCGGCATGAACTTAGCGTTTGCCATGATGCGAGCGAGCGGCAGGCTGCAACGGTGCGCCGCGGTATTCGTCTTTTTGCTCCTCGTGCTGCCGACGGCGGGCTTTGCCCGATCGGACGGCGTGCTGCCGTCGTGGGCCGACGGCGACGCCAGGCGCGTCATCGTCGCCTTCGTGGAGGCTGTGACCGAGGACGGCGGACCGGACTTCGTGCCGGCGGACGACCGCATCGCGGTGTTCGACAACGACGGCACCTTGTGGGTCGAGCAGCCCACCTACACGCAGGCGGCGTTCGCTCTCGACCGCATCAAGGCGATGGCGCCCGAGCACCCCGATTGGCGCACGACGCAGCCGTTCCAGGCGGTTCTCGAAAATGACCGCGCGGCGCTCGCCGCGATGAGCATGGGCTCCGCCGTCAAGCTGGTCATGGCCTCGCATGCGGGAATGACAACCGAGGCGTTCGCGACAACCGTCAGCGACTGGATCGGCGCCGCGCGCCATCCGCGTTTCCAGCGTCCCTACACCGAACTAGCGTATCAGCCGATGCTAGAACTGCTGGCCTACCTCAGGGACAACGGTTTCAAGACCTTCATCGTCTCTGGCGGCGGCATCGCTTTCATGCGGCCGTGGGCCGAGCGTGTGTACGGGGTGCCGCCAGAACAGGTGGTCGGTTCGGCCATCAAGACCCGCTTCGAGATGCGGGATGGCGAGCCGGTGCTTGTGCGCCTGCCGGGGATCGCCTTCATCGACGACAAGGAAGGTAAGCCGGTCGGCATCGAAACCTTCATCGGGCGGCGTCCGATCGCCGCCTTCGGCAATTCCGACGGCGACCTGCAGATGCTGCAGTGGACGACGGCGGGGGCCGGCCGGCGCCTCGGCGTCCTGTTGCGTCACGACGATGCGGAACGGGAATACGCCTACGATCGCGAGAGTCATGTGGGGCGACTGGATCGCGCCCTCGATGAGGCCGAGACGGCCGGCTGGGTCGTGGTCTCGATGAAGGACGACTGGAAGACCGTCTTTGCGGAAGAATGAAAGCAACTTCGTAATCGTGCACAGCAACAGGATCTTGGGGAGTAGGCCATGGATCGCCTGTTCGTCGCGGCGCTGTTGATCGCCGGTCTCGTCCTCGTCGGCACGTCCCCGCCCGTTTCGGCGCAACCGGCGGCACAACAGGCGACAGCCGGGCAGGAGCCGGCGGCCGACAGCGCTCCGGCCGATGACGTCACCGCTCTGGTCGCTCCGATCGCCCTTTACCCCGACCCGATGCTGGCCCTGGTTCTGCAGGCCTCGACGCAGCCGCTGGAGGTGGTGCAGGCGAAGCGCTTCCTCGACCGGCGCGAGGGGTCTCCCGACCTGACGCCGGACCCGAATTGGGACGCCAGCATCCTCGGCCTCATCAACTATCCCACCGTCCTCGGCTCGATGAACGAATACATCGACTGGACGGATGAACTCGGCAATGCGGTGCTCGATCAACTGGACGATGTCCAGGACGCGATCCTCGACATCCGCTGGTCGGCCTACAACACCGGTATCCTTGCGTCCAACGACTGGCAGAAGGTGATCGTGCAAGGCGATGTCGTGCGCATCATGCCGGCAGACGGCGCCACCATCTCGGTGCCGCAGTACGATCCGGTGGCGCTCCTGGCGGCGGTCACGCCGCCCGAGGACGAGGGAGAGGCCGTTGCCGCAGCGGAGGAGGCCGGCGCCGAGGCGGAGGCGGAACCCGAAACAGCCGGGAGCGAACAGCCGGTCGACGAGGCTCCGCCCGCAGAGGAAGCGGCTCCGCTGGAGGCAGAGCCTGTCGAGGCGGCCGCAGCGGCCGGAACCGGCTATGCTGCAGGCACGGCTCCTGCCTACGCGGCCTATGCGCCGCCGCCGCCGATCAGCTACGGAGAGCCCGAGACCGGCTTCTGGGATGGCGCGGCCACCTTCGCCGGCGGGGCCGTGGTCGGCGGTTTGCTGGGGTGGGGAATTACCGAGGCGTTCGACGACGACGACGACTACGATTTCGACGGGCTGAGACGGAGCGTCGACATCGATGGAGACGGCATCGGTGGCCGGCGCGGCGTCAACATCGAAGACAGCACCATCGTCGTCGGCGACCGCAGACGCAACACGGCCGAGGTCCAGCAGCAGCTTCGCGACAAGCGCGGCGATCGGCCGGCGCGTGCCGGCGGCGCTGACCGCGCGCGTCCCAAAGGTGTGGCGCCGGGCAAGAGACCCGGCGGCGACCGTGCCGCGCGCACCGCCAGCCGGCA
The sequence above is drawn from the Rhodospirillales bacterium genome and encodes:
- a CDS encoding haloacid dehalogenase-like hydrolase; its protein translation is MMRASGRLQRCAAVFVFLLLVLPTAGFARSDGVLPSWADGDARRVIVAFVEAVTEDGGPDFVPADDRIAVFDNDGTLWVEQPTYTQAAFALDRIKAMAPEHPDWRTTQPFQAVLENDRAALAAMSMGSAVKLVMASHAGMTTEAFATTVSDWIGAARHPRFQRPYTELAYQPMLELLAYLRDNGFKTFIVSGGGIAFMRPWAERVYGVPPEQVVGSAIKTRFEMRDGEPVLVRLPGIAFIDDKEGKPVGIETFIGRRPIAAFGNSDGDLQMLQWTTAGAGRRLGVLLRHDDAEREYAYDRESHVGRLDRALDEAETAGWVVVSMKDDWKTVFAEE
- a CDS encoding DUF3300 domain-containing protein produces the protein MDRLFVAALLIAGLVLVGTSPPVSAQPAAQQATAGQEPAADSAPADDVTALVAPIALYPDPMLALVLQASTQPLEVVQAKRFLDRREGSPDLTPDPNWDASILGLINYPTVLGSMNEYIDWTDELGNAVLDQLDDVQDAILDIRWSAYNTGILASNDWQKVIVQGDVVRIMPADGATISVPQYDPVALLAAVTPPEDEGEAVAAAEEAGAEAEAEPETAGSEQPVDEAPPAEEAAPLEAEPVEAAAAAGTGYAAGTAPAYAAYAPPPPISYGEPETGFWDGAATFAGGAVVGGLLGWGITEAFDDDDDYDFDGLRRSVDIDGDGIGGRRGVNIEDSTIVVGDRRRNTAEVQQQLRDKRGDRPARAGGADRARPKGVAPGKRPGGDRAARTASRQRDGGKNVRLPNSGERPAAAAAAGRGTPQAQRAERAKPAAVATRSPQKRKSADKAIASGKTGGMAAGVGKRSQVKKQASRGAESRGKAKQRATASPRPSGVKKASAGGMAAGAKSGGAAKKHASRGKNSRGGGGRKQR